Proteins encoded within one genomic window of Phyllobacterium sp. T1293:
- a CDS encoding glycosyltransferase family 4 protein, whose product MRSELLASPYTLDENKYDLRSLLGKFAGKRIFFDGVFKGDYSLAIVNRLLAQALIATGIEISLYTPEPDWQTDARLDAVPEVKRRLLAQYPAGETYDVHLRNTWPPATHDMLGRFNAYVNFAWEELEVPQYLISRFNRDLDLVMVTSNFVKQAFEQSGLTIPVEVVGNGTDHIKPHSGLVDDSPLPPNGKARILHVSSCFPRKGVDVLIEAYAQTFTREEPIELVIKTFPNPDNILKTVMAKFDEQLKSAPPVILMEEYCSPEQLLGLYRTASLVVAPSRGEGFGLPLAEAMRLGIPVVTTGYSGQVDFCTPETAWLVDYHMAPSVAHVSGSLSLWAEPSVAHLGTQMRAALTNEEEARMRSKNAQRFLDEHTGWNSVAGRVLAAIAKPVKQLVASRQPWTIDLVSSWQQQCGLATYSGHLYSTPALAGRFSHIYARRFVDDELPESAAGQIAETAAITTRPWGYDLASLTRFIAEIENAKGDVLWMQHHPGHFSTPDMELLLKTLQQVNHKLRVITMHSVKETLRGGNLEWTKGFDVVFVHSAEDAGLLAKAGHPNPVVVPHGVREASEAALQPDPSTFTVGSFGFLMPHKNIDVLVQGFAKARLFEPRLRLKLLNCMVPNDESRASRVLIENLLNHFDLHNVATARFDFIDETELSNELSRCDLLGFLYGASTETATGAARIAMTADRPLLCSRSQVLRDMWPISHVVRSVDVDCVAEALVSLAQNPDLLGLRDADRRQAAQWNSYPRVAARHVVIIEQMLGRKYDNRRAA is encoded by the coding sequence ATGCGTAGTGAACTATTGGCTTCACCTTATACGCTCGATGAAAACAAGTATGATTTGAGAAGTTTGCTTGGAAAATTCGCGGGCAAGCGCATTTTTTTTGATGGTGTTTTCAAGGGCGACTATAGCCTTGCCATTGTTAACCGCCTCCTCGCACAGGCATTGATCGCTACTGGCATTGAGATTTCTCTCTATACGCCCGAGCCAGACTGGCAGACTGATGCTCGGCTTGATGCTGTACCCGAAGTCAAGCGTCGGTTGCTCGCTCAGTATCCGGCTGGTGAAACTTACGACGTGCATCTGCGCAATACCTGGCCTCCGGCTACGCATGATATGCTCGGAAGATTCAATGCCTACGTCAATTTCGCTTGGGAAGAACTCGAAGTTCCACAATATCTGATTTCGCGCTTTAACCGCGATCTTGATCTCGTGATGGTCACATCAAACTTCGTGAAACAAGCGTTTGAGCAATCAGGGCTTACAATTCCGGTCGAGGTCGTTGGTAACGGAACAGACCATATAAAACCTCATTCCGGACTTGTGGATGATTCTCCCTTGCCCCCCAATGGCAAGGCTCGGATCTTGCACGTTTCTTCATGCTTTCCCCGCAAAGGCGTTGACGTGCTTATCGAGGCCTACGCCCAAACGTTTACCAGGGAAGAACCGATTGAATTGGTCATCAAGACCTTTCCCAATCCTGACAATATCCTCAAAACGGTCATGGCCAAATTCGACGAGCAGTTGAAGAGTGCGCCGCCCGTTATTCTTATGGAAGAGTATTGCAGCCCGGAGCAATTGCTTGGCTTGTATCGCACTGCCTCGCTCGTTGTCGCACCGAGCAGAGGTGAAGGATTTGGATTGCCATTGGCTGAGGCAATGCGGCTGGGAATACCCGTGGTGACGACCGGGTACAGCGGTCAGGTGGATTTTTGCACTCCCGAGACCGCATGGCTGGTTGACTACCACATGGCGCCATCAGTGGCACACGTATCTGGCTCATTAAGTCTGTGGGCTGAACCATCCGTTGCACATCTTGGAACGCAAATGCGGGCAGCACTTACAAATGAGGAGGAGGCACGCATGCGCAGCAAAAATGCGCAAAGGTTTCTGGACGAGCATACCGGATGGAACTCGGTTGCCGGCAGGGTCCTAGCGGCTATCGCCAAACCTGTGAAACAGTTGGTTGCTTCCAGGCAGCCCTGGACAATTGATCTTGTCTCGTCCTGGCAACAGCAATGCGGCTTGGCGACCTATTCGGGACACCTCTATTCGACCCCGGCACTCGCTGGTCGTTTTTCGCATATCTATGCGCGTCGATTTGTTGACGACGAGCTACCGGAAAGCGCTGCTGGCCAGATTGCCGAAACGGCTGCCATTACAACGCGGCCCTGGGGCTATGATCTTGCTTCATTGACGCGGTTTATCGCGGAAATCGAGAACGCAAAGGGAGATGTGCTGTGGATGCAGCATCATCCGGGGCATTTTTCTACGCCGGATATGGAATTGCTGCTGAAGACGCTGCAGCAGGTCAATCATAAACTTCGCGTCATTACCATGCACAGTGTCAAGGAAACCCTTCGTGGCGGGAATCTGGAATGGACAAAAGGCTTTGATGTCGTGTTTGTTCATTCCGCAGAAGATGCCGGCCTTCTGGCCAAGGCAGGCCATCCGAATCCGGTTGTTGTACCTCATGGCGTGCGCGAAGCGTCAGAAGCCGCACTGCAGCCTGATCCATCAACATTCACGGTAGGCTCATTCGGCTTTTTGATGCCGCACAAGAATATTGACGTTCTCGTCCAAGGTTTCGCAAAGGCGCGCCTCTTTGAACCACGTCTGCGGCTCAAACTCCTCAATTGCATGGTTCCCAACGACGAATCGCGGGCATCACGAGTTCTGATCGAAAATCTGTTGAACCATTTCGACCTGCATAATGTTGCGACGGCCAGATTTGATTTCATTGATGAAACAGAGTTGAGCAATGAACTTTCCCGATGCGACCTGCTCGGCTTTCTCTACGGCGCGTCGACCGAAACAGCGACGGGTGCAGCGCGGATAGCCATGACTGCTGACCGCCCCTTGCTATGCTCCCGCTCGCAGGTACTACGCGACATGTGGCCAATCAGTCACGTTGTGCGGTCCGTCGATGTGGATTGCGTTGCTGAGGCGCTCGTAAGCCTTGCGCAGAATCCGGACCTTCTTGGTCTGCGTGATGCCGATCGCCGTCAGGCAGCACAGTGGAATTCGTATCCGCGCGTTGCTGCGCGGCATGTTGTGATTATCGAACAGATGTTAGGGCGCAAATATGACAATCGCCGAGCTGCATAA